The segment aGTACGACAAAAGGAGTCTATATTGAAAGCATGCCCATGTCAGGGGAGATATCCATTTAGGCAATCCATAGCTGGGGGCTGCTCAGTCCTAGCCCTGGGGGTCTACAATCCTGtgggttgtcactctggccttagcataacacacccaaaaccaataatgaatgtttcactaagatcctaaagctgagtggggtgtgttgggttggggTGCTGCATGGTGGTGGACCCCTAGAAGTGGTGGAAatagtacccaattgtcatacttgagcaaaagtatagataccttaataaaaagttactcaagtaaaagtgaaagtcagccagtaaaatactacttgagtaaaagtctaaaagtatttggttttaaatatacttaagtatcaaaagtacatgtaaatgctaaaatatacttaagtatcaaaagaaaagtaaaagtataaatcatttaaaattccaaaTATTAAGCAGAGCAGAGGGCACCAATTTCTTGTTTTaaaaatgtacggatagccaggggaacactccaacactccaacattatttacaaaagatgcatttgtgtttagtgagtccgccagcccagaggcagtagggaggaccaagTCTTATCTTAATAAGTGCGGGAATTTGACAattgtcctgtcctgctaagcaagcaaaatgtaatgagtacttttggttgtcagggaaaatgtatggagtaaaaagtacaatattgtcttgaggaatgtagtgaagtaaaagtagtcaaaaaatacatagtaaagtacagataccccaagaAACaaattaagtagtactttaaagtacttttacctaagtactttacaccactgaaccCTAGGGACAGGACAGGGCAACCCAGCTATTTTGAGTGCAAGTaaaaagagctctacagtactattagGCCAATGAGATTAATTATATGATGtcctgtttctgtgtgttaatgtacgtgtttttttgttgttttttttcacttttgtttCCAAACCTTTCCCGTAGGAgtattttttgtgtgttttttaagTGGGAAAAATGTTTTGGGAGAGTTGAGGTATTGACTAGATTGGTGGGGGTCGGGCGTGCAGGTGTCTCGTGCttgctgggcggtctggctgaaatTTGATATAGAGGTCTTAATAAACACAATCAAATGTCTTTGTACATGATTTTTTaaagagttgtttgatttgttaggctattggttaaaggtgcaacacaatattgATTTTTGAATTACCATTGATCTAGTTCAGTCTTATCAATTACTTAAACATATTTAACAATGATCTCTTACCTAGCTTTTTGAATACTTTTTGTTGTTCTAAATACAGACAGCTAGAAGGACCATGGGTCATATTggattgtgtagaaatgcaggaaattagctttagatgCCTGCAAAAAATCTGGGGGAGGACTCCCAGACCCCTAATCAATGAGAGGTCAGATACGTGTGGGAACAAcaggccatagagatagatagaggactcatctttgtatccgtgccattatggtgtctgtgacagcatgggcagtgtCATTGAGGTGATCTCAATTTTGAAGTTCTCAATTTTCTTCCTCAATATtgtctgatccctcctgatgactcGGTTGGACATGAAGTTGGAAGTCCtacccagttgactacattaaaatggtgaAAGACCTCAAAGTAGGTCTTCACGGCTCCACCTGTACCCGAAAACCCGATCCAGAATTCTGGGTCGGATCTGATATGACTGTCACGTTTCGAGTTTGTGtcattttaactgacttgtccggAAGGAACAGTACAGGTCCAAACACGACTGCTACAGCAGTAAGAGATAGACATTTGATCATTTTTGCTGCTGCTCTTGCTTTTCACGAGAGTGGAGCGTGTAGCTTGTTGCTGTTGTCCAATCATCAATAAGCTACTGTCATAGAGCCTCcgtttgtggcaaaagtttggatATATCTAATCAATGGAATTCAAATGACAGAATTAAAAGTTAAAGAAGGATAGGCTACAACGACCAAGAGCCAACAGTTAGGCTGCTACTTAATATTTGAATGGAGTTATTTATAACTGTAGGATGAGAAAGTGCATGCATTgcagcctcaattagcctagctagctaacattagctatcttAACTAGCTTCTCCCGGTTTGCTGCAGTCAACACAGGTACTACGTAATCATATTTAATGATAAATAAACTAGCTATGGCAGTTATTAGTCTACTATGGCACGAGTCGGCTTGGTTGGTTGCGGTCTCtcgtctcttcctccctcctcccagtgTCAAAGTACGTCGCTCCCCTGCCTGCTAGAGCCGCCCATTTTTCTCCCTTTCGCGCTTTATCAGCTCTGGTTAATAAAGTAGgttaacaaatatatatatttttgggctgCTTCCCTTACTCGGACCAGGTCAGGATCCGACCAGATCTATACGGAACGGGtgtagttacatttacatttaagtcatttagcagacgctcttatccagagcgacttacaaattggtgcattcaccttatgacatccagttgTCCTCGGGTTCATTCAGAACGGGTctctatataaaaaaatataaaaaatgtatgcCTATTGGATCCTGGTGGGAAAGCCCCAAGTCGATTGTGGAACGGTTCCACCTTTTTGGACCGGTAAAgtcctcaatggcaatgtccgtgCTAAAAACAGGTTATATCCATGATGAGTCCTCCATCTATCTCTatgacaacaggcacaactctTTAAGTCTTATTTTGTGCCATGTGCGTTCATAAGAACCTAACCACTACGAAACTTCTATTCAATCAAATAATCTTCATGTAGCAAatgagcaattacattttttttgtaccaaatttgacactcattgacctccatacaaaactTCCTTACTTCTTGGGCAGAGTAAAACTTTTCAcgtcacctcttcctctctggtagaAGACACTTCGAAGTACTCAGAAATAGAGAAATGTGTCCGGAAATCTGACAACAccttgtgtgaatgtttgagacataactaaactacacaattgtctAGCTGAAAACAAACACTTAGCACTTGACAGTATATAAAAGGAGACCATTGGTCACTGAATAGTCAAATGTTTATTCCTGATGGATAATACTGAAAAACAAATAGTACAAAATACCAAATTGTTATTATCATTGATAGTCAAGATAAACAAGGTCATGATTGATGTTCAGTGAAAATACTAATTTCTTATAGTAAAAGACACAATGTATTGAGAAACATAAATAAAAGCACAGGTTTCTCTGTGCACAATTAGACAGTTcatttcaacctgtccctggatgaccagcatggtctttGTTCCTCTTTTTTGGAGTAGGTAGAATGTGTCCAACAACTGATACAAGGTCAGAGCTTTACAGATTTCTAATGGTCAACTTTGGGATTGAGGCTAGGGTAAAATTATCTTATGTTGATCTTATCTCTGATTAGGGAGCAACTTCTATCTTAGTCAGCAATTTCAACTTTCCCTCTCCAAAGAAATCATGGAAAATATCAATTATCAAACGTATCAGAATTTTATGAAAAGCACTCGTGGTTTTTTAACTGCTCTGGTTCGCTGAAgttctttccacactgggagcactgGTGAGTGCTGCCGGCCTTGTCTCTGTCTCCACTGTGGATCAGCTGGTGTCTTTTCAGGTACTCTACCCTGCTGAAGCGCTTCCCGCACGCCTCGCACCCGTACGGACGCTCGCCTGTGTGAATCCGCTGGTGCCTCTCCAGGTTGCCTAGGCGACTGAAGCTCCTCCCACACTGCTGGCAGCAGTGCTGCCTCTCTCCAGTGTGAACCACCTGGTGCCTCTCCAGCGAGCGAGAGTGGGTGAAGCCCTTCCCACAGAGCTCGCAGCGGTGGGGCCGTTCGGccgcgcacacacactcatggTTCTTCAGGGCCCAGGCATGGCTAAAGGCGTGGCCGCACGAGGCGCAGGGGAACAGGGTGTTCTCCGTCCCTCCTTCCTGCAGGTGGGCGTCACCCAGGGGGCAAGGGTGCTCTTCCAGCTCAGCCTCGTTGGCAAAGCCCCCGCCGCACTGCATGCAGAAATGCATCaggtcccctgtctcctcctcaccaCTGTCATCCACGCTACCCGGAGCAGACAGGTGATGTAGGCCCTCGTCTGAGCCTCCCTGCTCCCCCATCCCCTCACCGTCCCTCAGCCTCTTGGGCCAGCGTGGCTGCAGCTCTCCTCCAGCCCCCATTGGCAGTGACCCCTGTAATTCCTTCAGACGGGCACCATGAACCTGCAGGGCATCACCATAGTCCCTCTCAGAGGCTGTGGGACTCTCCAGCTCCCCCTTCTGTTCCAGCCCATCCAGCCCAATGTACTTCTGGCCCAGTCTGAACTCCCTGTCTGCCACTACTACCGGGTCAGGGGTCCTGGAGCCATGGTTGGAGCCTGCTGTGGGGGGGATCTTCAGGCCTGCCTGCTCGCGCCCCCTCTCTGCCCTCAGTGCCGTCTCCAGCCCACTCAGGTCCACCACGCTCAGCGCCCCCTCTGACACCTCCGTTGGAGGGGACCCCACGTCCcactcctcctcatccccctcttcagGCCTCACGGCTGGGGGCCTCTTCAGGGCCACAGGGCTGAGCTCCATGTCTCCTACTGGGccgagagaaggagagtgagagtCTGTTAGAGGAGCAGTACTATGAGGGTGTATGCAAACATATTGTACTGCAGGCACTTAAGAAAACTTCACTGTGTTCACATTGGGGTTATCACTATCCATGAGGTGTGGTCATCATGGTTTTGGTTCTGAGCTTTCAGCTGGAGACAGTACCTTCGCTGTGGGTTCTGGATCCATGGCAGTTCTGGTTGGGTGGGTCCATCTTCAAGGCTTCCTTGATCAGCCGCAGAGACGCAGGCTGGTAACCCCCATCCACCATGTCACCGGACTACAGACAGAGCAAAAATAACTACATTACCCACCAGTACAGCCCCATAGACtttgatttttcaacgccgataccgattattgggggaccaaaaaaagccgataccgattaaatcggccaatttattttatttatttgtaataatgacaattacaacaatactaaaGGAACACTTATTTtaccttaatataatacatcaatcaaatcaatttagcctcaaataaataatgaaacgttcaatttggtttaaataatgcaaaaacaaagtgttggagaagaaagtaaaagtgcaatatgtgccatgtaaaaaagctaacgtttaagttccttgctcagaacatgagaacatatgaaagctggtggttccttttaacataagtcttcaatattcccaggtaagaagtttaaggttgtagttattataggaattaaaaggactatttctctctataccatttgtatttcatatacctttgactattggatgttcttataggcactttagtattgccagtgtaacagtatagcttccggccctctcctcgcccctacctgggctcgaaccacgaacagatcgacaacagccactctcgaagcattgttacccatcgctccacaaaagccgcagcccttgcagagcgaggggaacaactactccaagcctcagagcgagtgacgtcactgattgaaacgctattatcccgcaccccgctaactagctagccatttcacatcggttacactagcctaatctcgggagttgataggcttgaagtcataaacagctcaatgcttgaagcattgcaaagagctgctggcaaaagcacaaaagtgctgtttgaatgaatgcttacgagcctgctgctgcctaccatcgctcagtcagactgctccaTCTgcttttatctaacgggtggcatccctaagtctaaatattgctgttacattgtacaaccttcaatgttatgtcataattatgtacaattctggcaaattaattacggtctttgttaggaataaatggaattcacacagttcgcaacgagccaggcggcccaaactgctgcatataccctgactgcttgcacggaacaaaagagaagtgacacaatttccctaattataagaaattcatgttagcagggaatattaactaaatatgcaggtttaaaaatatatacttgtgtattgatttttaagaaaggcattgatgtttatggttaggtttggtgcaacgacaatgctaaatcatcacccgtttggcgaagtaggctgtgattcgatcagaaattaacaggcaccgcatcgattatatgcaacgcaggacacgctagataaactagtaatatcatcaaccatgtgtagttaactattgattatgtgaagattgattgttttttacaagtttaatgctagctagcaacttaccttggcttcttgctgccctcgcgtaacaggtagtcagcctgccatgcaggctcctcgtggagtgcaatgtaaggcaggtggttagagcgttagactagtaaccggaaggttgcaaaaacgaatccccgagctgacaaggtaaaaatctgtcgttctgccccatgaacaaggcagttaacccaccgttcctaggccgtcattgaaaataagaatgtgttcttaactgacttgcctagttaaataaaggtgtaaaaaaaaaaatatatatatatatcagccaaatcggtgtccaaaaataccgatttccgattgttatgaaaacttgaaatcggccctaattaaatcgtcCATTCCGATGAATCAGTCGATCTCTAGTTCACGCCCAAAATTATATTCATGTATAAGGTCTACAACGCTCTGCACTTAACATTGACTGCCCTACTGAACAAGTGCTTGAGCTACTTCTGCAGTTGAATATCAAATCAGTGGCTTTCCATCATCCACGCCATCTACCAGACCACTGCTGCAGTGTCTCATTGACTCAGAAAACAGCAGTTTAACAACAGTCTCACCACACACAGATGATACACACTGTTATTTTTGTAAACTAGTCGTCTCTGACATACTGACGGTGTGTGCCACACTCAGACTCCTTGTCTCCCTCACCTCCTCTTTGATGAtgtctgtctcctccccctctcccgaaATACAGCCCTCCTCCAATAGTTCTCCttcgtcttcctcttcctccccaggGACCTGGATGAGGTACATCTGGCGTGCCTCCTTCCAGCCTCCCCCTGCTACTTCCCCGGctgctcctcctccttcctcccacaCGCCTCCAAACGCAGGACCCAGCTTCTGCTTTCCTcctgtggagggggagagaggaagagagggggggataggatggggtgagaggaggaggggtcgagcatgaaggagagaggagagagggagagagacagaggggagcagtgaaagaaatgaaggagagaggaaggaaagcagggagaggagggatggcagggagtgggagagaggcggaagagagggggagcagaggcAGAGAGCATGAGGAAGGGGAGAgtgggggaagggagagggagagcatgtTGAacgagagcaggaggaggagggacagcATGAAGCGGGAGAAagcataaaggagaggagggagaggagagcagtgacAGAAATTGAGGAgttgggggaagggagagagagcatgaagaaggagaggaggcgGAGTACGGAGCAGAAGCGGGAGAGAGGAAGCGGCGGGAGTGAGTGTGAAGGAGAGCGGAGGGGGTGGGagtgaagagggagggagggagagcggagagAAAAGTAGAGGAGGTGGGGGCAGGGAGGGGGAGTGGGCATTatgaaggagagcagagagggagagggagagagcagagcggAGTGGGAGAGGTGAGGGACAGAGCGAGGacatgaagaggaggagggagagtggaggagtagaggagagggaaggagatgaagGGGAGCCGTGACAGAAATGGAAGAGTTGGGGGAAGGGAAATAGcatgatgaaggagaggaggcggAGTAGGGAGCGGAAGCGGAGGAGTgagtgtgaaggagagaggagggggtgggagtgaagagggagggagagtggaaagagaagtagaggagagggtgagggggggcaGGAAGAAAGAGGGGGTGCGGGCAGGCAGGAAGGGGGggcagggaggaaagagggggggcagggaggaagggagcagagaggcgaagaacagagagaacatgAAGGAGGacgagatgggggagggagagcggAGGAGTAgaaaggaaagggagggagaaggcTCAGTTTCTGGCAGATGGCTTCCAACATAACAAGTACCTCTTCACACAAGCATTACAGGCTTTTGACTTAATGTTACACAAGTAATCAACTTGATTTGATATGCAATTACATATTTCAACAATTATAATATGAAGAATACCATTTTTTATATCAGTTTTATACATAGAGCAAGACAAATGTGTAAAAAACGACTATATGGTCCGTGATGCTTTTGTGGCTGTACTTACTAAATATGAACACTTACGGGGCACTTCAATTTTTCGCTTTTTCCGCCCACCGTCCTCCGACCCTATCAAACCAGCATTGCGGCGATTCTCTGCCCACCCCATCCCGTACTTGCGTTCATTTCTCAGTTTGTTCTCGGTCAGTCGGAGTCGGAGTTTCAGAGCCTCCATTTCATTCCTATTCAGAGATATTTCCACCAGATAGTCGTTCACCGTGTCCTGGAACAGTTTGGTTATCTCGCACACCGACGCTCGGATCAAACTGTCCATGACAGAGGTGAGGTGTGTCTGGAACGTCTCCACGGAGTCCGCCATGGGTTCGCTGCCGTGACGATCACACGATGGATCTGGGGAACTGGACCAGGCAGATATTCAACTGTTACACATTAACAGCATTAGTTAACTATGTTGACTGAGTTTGACAAATTCACATTATCAGTGACACTAGCTACTGTTATTAGTCAGCAGTATCATATAGACCTAGTGGCCAACTAGTCTAATTTCTGAAAGAATATACTTTTTCTTGCTAACATTAGTAATTAAGTAGTATCCTAGATACCACTTCACTAATCCCAACCAATAGACCGCTGAGCAAGACAGCCTAACTTCGTATGGAACGAGGAAGGACAAAAAGCACACCCACCCATCACTCGaggtttagttagctagctacattgctGCCTAAACTAAAGCTTTAGCTAGACGGTAGCTGGCTAGTTAACTAAGGCGATTAACGTTACTATTGCAATAGTGAATACCACTAAACCAAACTGTAGCAATGCCGGCTAGCTAGTTAACGATCGTCGCGACGCTATCTTTCTTGAATACAACACAAGAACAGCTTaagtgctaacgttagctagtaactagctaacattagctagataCGCACCGTGAAGTCGCTGAAATCAGAATATTGAAGTATTCGATAACGAAACACTGTTTGTTCTACACGAAAACCGAGAAGAATGCACACCGTAGATAGGCCAAGAGACGAAACGCCAAAGGAAAAAAAATAGATCCAACTTTATGTCCTCCCTTCGAAGCAGCGTTTTCCTTCTTGCCTCCTACACAGGGTTGCCAGTTCTTTGAAAATAAAAGGTCAAAAAAGACTGATCGAAACCCACCCACAAAGCCATAAAACTAGACCAATAAATACTGCATGAGAAGTTGCCGTATTTAGCCAATAAaacctttttccataaagttttcGAGCGAATTAAGAGGGGATATCGACGGAAACCCAAATACTGCTCCTTACATCAAAATAATAGGCCTAATTCTTGTGAGCTAACTTGACTAATAAAGGAATTTGAATATGTAACAAGAGAAAAGATAATTCACCCTTATTATACTTGTAAATAAATCAATTGTACGCATGTGTTTAACTATAGATACATCCAACAGGAGGGTTTGAGGGATGAAAGTTGGACAGAGGATCTCAAAATCTCTGCGCAAGAAACACTTGAAAGATCTTCAAAATAATGTTTGGCTATTTTCTGTCAATTGTTCTGttatgtgccagatgttaagTCTACAACCCGCTACAACCTATTTGCGTGATTGACTTGTCATTTCAATAGGCATAGCCTAGGCCAACTGACTCAAATCTGTGTTTATGATTGTAATTTACCTTTGCCATGGTTTGGTTAGCTAGACGCAGGTTGCCTATTGCCCCGCATCAGTGGCGATTTTggtatgtaaatcttggtggggcaaacttaAAAAGTCACCCTaaaaacacaacactaaacaatacattaattggactataacagtgacaaactaTGCCCACTGTCCCAACACCTTGCCACTGCTACACATGGctttcagcggagccttgtctggcagaaaAACTGTTATTTCGGcctaatttactgcctttaaaaaaaccatagctgatatggctaacttgcttaaacaaatggggTTTCTACTGACAACTAAGATGTACAAACTGTGGCATTAAGGGGatgacgagcggataagaggcaatctgtaatttcgattaagtaaaaatactttaaagtactaaagcagtttttggggtatctgtacttt is part of the Salvelinus fontinalis isolate EN_2023a chromosome 6, ASM2944872v1, whole genome shotgun sequence genome and harbors:
- the LOC129858123 gene encoding zinc finger protein 232-like isoform X3, with amino-acid sequence MADSVETFQTHLTSVMDSLIRASVCEITKLFQDTVNDYLVEISLNRNEMEALKLRLRLTENKLRNERKYGMGWAENRRNAGLIGSEDGGRKKRKIEVPRGKQKLGPAFGGVWEEGGGAAGEVAGGGWKEARQMYLIQVPGEEEEDEGELLEEGCISGEGEETDIIKEESGDMVDGGYQPASLRLIKEALKMDPPNQNCHGSRTHSEVGDMELSPVALKRPPAVRPEEGDEEEWDVGSPPTEVSEGALSVVDLSGLETALRAERGREQAGLKIPPTAGSNHGSRTPDPVVVADREFRLGQKYIGLDGLEQKGELESPTASERDYGDALQVHGARLKELQGSLPMGAGGELQPRWPKRLRDGEGMGEQGGSDEGLHHLSAPGSVDDSGEEETGDLMHFCMQCGGGFANEAELEEHPCPLGDAHLQEGGTENTLFPCASCGHAFSHAWALKNHECVCAAERPHRCELCGKGFTHSRSLERHQVVHTGERQHCCQQCGRSFSRLGNLERHQRIHTGERPYGCEACGKRFSRVEYLKRHQLIHSGDRDKAGSTHQCSQCGKNFSEPEQLKNHECFS
- the LOC129858123 gene encoding zinc finger protein 34-like isoform X4; translation: MADSVETFQTHLTSVMDSLIRASVCEITKLFQDTVNDYLVEISLNRNEMEALKLRLRLTENKLRNERKYGMGWAENRRNAGLIGSEDGGRKKRKIEVPRGKQKLGPAFGGVWEEGGGAAGEVAGGGWKEARQMYLIQVPGEEEEDEGELLEEGCISGEGEETDIIKEESGDMVDGGYQPASLRLIKEALKMDPPNQNCHGSRTHSEGDMELSPVALKRPPAVRPEEGDEEEWDVGSPPTEVSEGALSVVDLSGLETALRAERGREQAGLKIPPTAGSNHGSRTPDPVVVADREFRLGQKYIGLDGLEQKGELESPTASERDYGDALQVHGARLKELQGSLPMGAGGELQPRWPKRLRDGEGMGEQGGSDEGLHHLSAPGSVDDSGEEETGDLMHFCMQCGGGFANEAELEEHPCPLGDAHLQEGGTENTLFPCASCGHAFSHAWALKNHECVCAAERPHRCELCGKGFTHSRSLERHQVVHTGERQHCCQQCGRSFSRLGNLERHQRIHTGERPYGCEACGKRFSRVEYLKRHQLIHSGDRDKAGSTHQCSQCGKNFSEPEQLKNHECFS
- the LOC129858123 gene encoding zinc finger protein with KRAB and SCAN domains 8-like isoform X2 produces the protein MPTPPPCPHLLYFSLRSPSLPLHSHPLRSPSHSLPPLPLSRFCSVLRLLSFFMLSLPSPNSSISVTALLSLLSFMLSPASCCPSSSCSRSTCSPSPFPHSPLPHALCLCSPSLPPLSHSLPSLLSLLSFLSPSFLSLLPSVSLPLSSLLHARPLLLSPHPIPPSLPLSPSTGGKQKLGPAFGGVWEEGGGAAGEVAGGGWKEARQMYLIQVPGEEEEDEGELLEEGCISGEGEETDIIKEESGDMVDGGYQPASLRLIKEALKMDPPNQNCHGSRTHSEGDMELSPVALKRPPAVRPEEGDEEEWDVGSPPTEVSEGALSVVDLSGLETALRAERGREQAGLKIPPTAGSNHGSRTPDPVVVADREFRLGQKYIGLDGLEQKGELESPTASERDYGDALQVHGARLKELQGSLPMGAGGELQPRWPKRLRDGEGMGEQGGSDEGLHHLSAPGSVDDSGEEETGDLMHFCMQCGGGFANEAELEEHPCPLGDAHLQEGGTENTLFPCASCGHAFSHAWALKNHECVCAAERPHRCELCGKGFTHSRSLERHQVVHTGERQHCCQQCGRSFSRLGNLERHQRIHTGERPYGCEACGKRFSRVEYLKRHQLIHSGDRDKAGSTHQCSQCGKNFSEPEQLKNHECFS
- the LOC129858123 gene encoding zinc finger protein 232-like isoform X1 gives rise to the protein MPTPPPCPHLLYFSLRSPSLPLHSHPLRSPSHSLPPLPLSRFCSVLRLLSFFMLSLPSPNSSISVTALLSLLSFMLSPASCCPSSSCSRSTCSPSPFPHSPLPHALCLCSPSLPPLSHSLPSLLSLLSFLSPSFLSLLPSVSLPLSSLLHARPLLLSPHPIPPSLPLSPSTGGKQKLGPAFGGVWEEGGGAAGEVAGGGWKEARQMYLIQVPGEEEEDEGELLEEGCISGEGEETDIIKEESGDMVDGGYQPASLRLIKEALKMDPPNQNCHGSRTHSEVGDMELSPVALKRPPAVRPEEGDEEEWDVGSPPTEVSEGALSVVDLSGLETALRAERGREQAGLKIPPTAGSNHGSRTPDPVVVADREFRLGQKYIGLDGLEQKGELESPTASERDYGDALQVHGARLKELQGSLPMGAGGELQPRWPKRLRDGEGMGEQGGSDEGLHHLSAPGSVDDSGEEETGDLMHFCMQCGGGFANEAELEEHPCPLGDAHLQEGGTENTLFPCASCGHAFSHAWALKNHECVCAAERPHRCELCGKGFTHSRSLERHQVVHTGERQHCCQQCGRSFSRLGNLERHQRIHTGERPYGCEACGKRFSRVEYLKRHQLIHSGDRDKAGSTHQCSQCGKNFSEPEQLKNHECFS